In a genomic window of Nocardiopsis mwathae:
- a CDS encoding alpha/beta hydrolase family protein encodes MPAPSSPPPSSPPRSLRAPLRAAAGGAVALLLATGCGVGPDHPAEPDPPGSDPVEREVSFDSGPDTVYGTLALPETAADAPVPGALIISGSGPTDRDGNSELRASADTNLNLARILADAGVASLRYDKLGSGRTGLGDRDTDDPVPYEVFERQMADAYAELLGRPEVDPERVVVVGHSEGALFALRSPDVVAEHPPAGLVLAAPMGDRYLDTLDRQITEQVRSAESARRITAEGATDMLSELRQGIARIRADEPLSEQVEPPLGAVLNPGNAPFLRTIDSMDPAELARELPAETSTLVLWGTADAQISESDVDRLMDGLSGQADARRVDLPDADHILRVYDDAPGVSALDADRAFAPEVEPALREFLDGVL; translated from the coding sequence ATGCCTGCTCCGTCTTCACCTCCTCCGTCTTCACCCCCTCGCTCCCTCCGGGCGCCCCTCCGGGCCGCAGCCGGAGGGGCGGTGGCGCTGCTTCTCGCCACCGGGTGCGGCGTCGGCCCCGACCACCCGGCCGAGCCCGACCCCCCCGGCTCCGATCCGGTCGAGCGCGAGGTGAGCTTCGACAGCGGCCCCGACACCGTGTACGGCACCCTCGCCCTGCCCGAGACGGCCGCCGACGCCCCGGTCCCGGGCGCACTCATCATCTCCGGGAGCGGCCCCACCGACCGCGACGGCAACAGCGAGCTGCGCGCGAGCGCCGACACCAACCTGAACCTCGCCCGGATCCTGGCCGACGCCGGTGTCGCCTCGCTGCGCTACGACAAGCTCGGCAGCGGCCGCACCGGCCTCGGCGACCGTGACACCGACGACCCCGTCCCCTACGAGGTCTTCGAGCGCCAGATGGCCGACGCCTACGCCGAGCTCCTCGGCCGGCCGGAGGTGGACCCCGAGCGGGTGGTCGTCGTGGGGCACAGCGAGGGCGCTCTCTTCGCGCTGCGCTCACCGGACGTGGTCGCCGAGCACCCGCCCGCGGGCCTGGTCCTGGCCGCCCCCATGGGCGACCGCTACCTCGACACCCTCGACCGCCAGATCACCGAGCAGGTACGCTCGGCCGAGTCGGCCCGGCGGATCACCGCGGAGGGCGCCACCGACATGCTCTCCGAACTCCGCCAGGGCATCGCCCGGATCCGGGCGGACGAGCCCCTGTCCGAACAGGTCGAACCACCGCTCGGCGCCGTCCTCAACCCCGGCAACGCCCCGTTCCTCCGGACGATCGACAGCATGGACCCGGCCGAGCTGGCCCGTGAGCTGCCCGCGGAGACGAGCACCCTGGTGCTGTGGGGCACGGCCGACGCCCAGATCTCCGAGAGCGATGTGGACCGCCTCATGGACGGGCTCTCCGGCCAGGCCGACGCGCGCAGGGTGGACCTCCCCGACGCCGACCACATCCTCCGTGTCTACGACGACGCCCCAGGCGTGTCGGCCCTCGATGCCGACCGCGCGTTCGCACCGGAGGTCGAACCGGCGCTGCGGGAATTCCTCGACGGGGTGCTCTAG
- the leuS gene encoding leucine--tRNA ligase: MTAVGGDQVASDVYDARALQEKWQARWEKDAPFLADDSPADDRPRRYVVDMFAYPSGDLHMGHAEVYAIGDVIARYGFQRGENVLHPIGWDSFGLPAENAAIRNDSHPAAWTYANIETQAESFRRYGISVDWTRRLHTSDPEYYRWNQWMFLRLFGRGLAYRKDGLVNWCPQDQTVLANEQVVQGRCERCGAEVVRRGLNQWYFRITDYADRLLDDMDRLEGGNWPDEILTMQRNWIGRSHGADVRFEIDGREEAVPVFTTRPDTLYGATFFVVAADAPLADELCAPEQRAEFEAYRAQVAKLSDIERQSTERPKTGVFLGRYAVNPVSGERMPVWAADYVLADYGHGAIMAVPAHDQRDLDFALKFELPVRVVVDTGEPHPAETGIATAGDGTLVNSGPLDGLGKDEAVQRIIGILEERGTGEGTVNFRLRDWLISRQRFWGTPIPIVHCPDCGEVPVPDDQLPVRLPDDLKGADLAPKGVSPLAAATDWVNVDCPGCGAPAKRDTDTMDTFVDSSWYFLRYCSPNLDTAPFDRELVDRWGPVDNYIGGKEHATLHLLYARFFTKALYDMGLVGFTEPFKRLLNQGQVINQGKAMSKSLGNGVDLGQEIDNYGVDAVRLTMLFAGPPEDDVDWADVSPGASLKFLNRAFRVMAQAGAASEPGTEPATGDLALRKATHQTIDKVTAAIEAQRFNVAIARVMELVTAARKAIDSGPGAADPAVREAAEVIAVTLSLFAPYVAEEGWERLGHSGTVAVGNWRAADPALLVQDAVTCVVQVASKVRDKLQVAPDISEEELERLAFASEKVQGFIGGKEIRKVVVRAPKLVNIVVG; encoded by the coding sequence ATGACAGCGGTAGGTGGAGACCAGGTGGCGAGCGACGTCTACGACGCTCGCGCCCTCCAGGAGAAGTGGCAGGCGCGGTGGGAGAAGGACGCCCCCTTCCTCGCCGACGACAGCCCGGCCGACGACCGTCCGCGCCGCTATGTCGTCGACATGTTCGCCTACCCCTCCGGCGACCTCCACATGGGACACGCCGAGGTGTACGCCATCGGCGACGTCATCGCGCGCTACGGCTTCCAGCGGGGCGAGAACGTGCTGCACCCCATCGGCTGGGACTCCTTCGGCCTGCCCGCCGAGAACGCGGCGATCCGCAACGACAGCCACCCGGCGGCCTGGACCTACGCCAACATCGAGACCCAGGCCGAGTCGTTCCGCCGCTACGGCATCTCGGTCGACTGGACGCGGCGCCTGCACACCAGCGACCCGGAGTACTACCGCTGGAACCAGTGGATGTTCCTGCGCCTGTTCGGGCGCGGCCTGGCCTACCGCAAGGACGGCCTGGTCAACTGGTGCCCGCAGGACCAGACCGTTCTGGCCAACGAGCAGGTCGTGCAGGGCAGGTGCGAGCGCTGCGGCGCCGAGGTGGTGCGCCGCGGCCTGAACCAGTGGTACTTCCGTATCACCGACTACGCCGATCGCCTGCTGGACGACATGGACCGGCTGGAGGGCGGCAACTGGCCGGACGAGATCCTGACCATGCAGCGGAACTGGATCGGCCGCTCGCACGGCGCCGACGTCCGCTTCGAGATCGACGGCCGTGAGGAGGCCGTCCCGGTCTTCACCACCCGACCCGACACGCTGTACGGCGCCACGTTCTTCGTTGTGGCCGCCGATGCGCCGCTGGCCGACGAGCTGTGCGCGCCCGAGCAGCGCGCCGAGTTCGAGGCCTACCGTGCGCAGGTCGCCAAGCTGAGCGACATCGAGCGGCAGTCCACCGAGCGTCCCAAGACCGGTGTCTTCCTGGGCCGCTACGCGGTCAACCCGGTCTCCGGCGAGCGCATGCCGGTCTGGGCCGCCGACTACGTGCTGGCCGACTACGGCCACGGCGCCATCATGGCGGTGCCCGCCCACGACCAGCGCGACCTGGACTTCGCGCTCAAGTTCGAGCTGCCCGTGCGGGTCGTCGTCGACACCGGCGAACCGCACCCGGCCGAGACCGGTATCGCCACCGCGGGCGACGGCACCCTGGTCAACTCCGGCCCGCTGGACGGGCTGGGCAAGGACGAGGCCGTCCAGCGCATCATCGGCATCCTGGAGGAGCGCGGCACCGGCGAGGGCACCGTCAACTTCCGGCTGCGCGACTGGCTGATCTCCCGCCAGCGCTTCTGGGGCACACCGATCCCGATCGTGCACTGCCCTGACTGCGGCGAGGTTCCGGTCCCCGACGACCAGCTGCCGGTGCGCCTGCCGGACGACCTGAAGGGCGCCGACCTGGCTCCCAAGGGCGTCTCGCCGCTGGCCGCCGCCACCGACTGGGTCAACGTCGACTGCCCCGGGTGCGGCGCCCCGGCCAAGCGCGACACCGACACCATGGACACCTTCGTCGACTCGTCCTGGTACTTCCTGCGCTACTGCTCGCCCAACCTGGACACCGCCCCGTTCGACCGCGAACTCGTCGACCGGTGGGGGCCGGTGGACAACTACATCGGAGGCAAGGAGCACGCCACGCTCCACCTGCTCTACGCGCGCTTCTTCACCAAGGCGCTCTACGACATGGGGCTGGTCGGCTTCACCGAGCCGTTCAAGCGGCTGCTCAACCAGGGCCAGGTCATCAACCAGGGCAAGGCGATGTCGAAGTCCCTGGGCAACGGCGTCGACCTGGGCCAGGAGATCGACAACTACGGTGTCGACGCCGTCCGGCTCACCATGCTGTTCGCCGGCCCGCCCGAGGACGACGTGGACTGGGCCGACGTCTCACCGGGCGCGTCGCTGAAGTTCCTGAACCGCGCGTTCCGCGTCATGGCGCAGGCCGGCGCCGCCTCCGAGCCGGGGACCGAACCGGCCACAGGAGACCTCGCCCTGCGCAAGGCCACCCACCAGACCATCGACAAGGTCACCGCGGCGATCGAGGCCCAGCGCTTCAACGTCGCCATCGCCCGGGTCATGGAGCTGGTGACGGCCGCGCGCAAGGCCATCGACTCCGGCCCCGGCGCCGCCGACCCCGCGGTCCGCGAGGCCGCCGAGGTCATCGCGGTCACCCTCTCGCTGTTCGCCCCCTACGTCGCCGAGGAGGGCTGGGAGCGGCTGGGCCACAGCGGCACGGTCGCCGTGGGCAACTGGCGGGCCGCCGACCCCGCCCTGCTGGTGCAGGACGCGGTGACCTGCGTCGTGCAGGTGGCCAGCAAGGTCCGCGATAAGCTGCAGGTCGCCCCGGACATCTCCGAGGAGGAGCTGGAGCGCCTCGCGTTCGCCTCGGAGAAGGTGCAGGGCTTCATCGGCGGCAAGGAGATCCGCAAGGTCGTGGTCCGGGCACCCAAGCTCGTCAACATCGTCGTGGGCTGA
- a CDS encoding DUF6406 domain-containing protein produces the protein MTVFAGARRAARFMSIAALGAGLAFGAAACGGEPEIDSASDASPAPVLGEDTDRVQLTEGIPFDLRTGPDEAAALSLKITGYEEGDDPAVVIAVDSGAEPPASYTLSLGDELKLGDDTWRVSEIGMNGDAGPGSATLTRDEPDTGGQGDRQE, from the coding sequence ATGACCGTCTTCGCAGGGGCCCGCCGAGCCGCCCGGTTCATGTCCATCGCCGCCCTGGGGGCCGGTCTGGCGTTCGGTGCCGCGGCCTGCGGCGGCGAGCCGGAGATCGACTCCGCGTCCGACGCGTCCCCCGCCCCGGTGCTGGGTGAGGACACCGACCGCGTCCAGCTGACCGAGGGCATCCCCTTCGACCTGCGCACCGGCCCCGACGAGGCGGCGGCGCTGTCGCTCAAGATCACCGGTTACGAGGAGGGCGACGACCCGGCGGTGGTGATCGCCGTCGACTCCGGCGCCGAGCCCCCGGCGAGCTACACGCTCAGCCTCGGTGACGAGCTGAAACTCGGCGACGACACCTGGCGCGTCTCGGAGATCGGGATGAACGGGGACGCGGGACCGGGCAGCGCCACCCTGACGCGGGACGAGCCGGACACGGGCGGACAGGGCGACCGGCAGGAGTAG
- a CDS encoding long-chain-fatty-acid--CoA ligase: MLNLSVLLEDGARNTPDRDCLVFGELRLTYALTDMIANQVANLLVERGVKPGDKVALASPNVPYFPFVYFGALKAGAVVVPLNVLLTPREIAYHLQDSGAKALFAFTGTPELPLGERAFAAFGEVDTCTTYIDLPAAPGAKESAIEGAETFWAALDGQPGAFSSVRTEADDTAVIIYTSGTTGTPKGAQLTHNNLLFNAVASDALFSRADSGHDVCLAVLPLFHIFGQTTMMNVGLYRHATIVLMPRFDGDEALALMEKEGVTMFAGVPTMYWGLLGAKGEHDLAAIAGNLHTAVSGGSALPAELARNIKDRFDVGILEGYGLSETSPVVSFNNPKVKAKTASVGRPIWGVEMKLIDGDFNDVEGEGPGEIAVRGHCVMKGYHNRPDANAQVMRDGWFRTGDIARRDEEGFYFIVDRSKDMIIRGGYNVYPRELEEVLMTHPEVSLCAVVGVTHETHGEEIKAYVIREEGAALTEEALIDWAKGRLAAYKYPRLVEFRDELPMTATGKILKRDLR, from the coding sequence ATGCTCAACCTGTCCGTACTTCTGGAGGACGGTGCCCGGAACACCCCCGACCGGGACTGCCTGGTCTTCGGCGAGCTGCGACTCACCTACGCGCTGACCGACATGATCGCCAACCAGGTGGCCAACCTCCTGGTCGAGCGCGGGGTCAAGCCCGGCGACAAGGTCGCGCTCGCCAGCCCCAACGTCCCCTACTTCCCGTTCGTCTACTTCGGGGCGCTCAAGGCCGGGGCCGTGGTCGTGCCGCTGAACGTGCTGCTGACCCCGCGTGAGATCGCCTACCACCTCCAGGACTCCGGGGCCAAGGCGCTGTTCGCGTTCACCGGAACCCCTGAGCTGCCACTGGGCGAGCGCGCGTTCGCCGCGTTCGGCGAAGTCGACACGTGCACCACCTACATCGACCTGCCGGCCGCACCGGGGGCCAAGGAGTCCGCGATCGAAGGCGCGGAGACGTTCTGGGCCGCCCTGGACGGGCAGCCCGGCGCGTTCTCCTCGGTCCGCACCGAGGCGGACGACACCGCCGTCATCATCTACACCAGCGGCACCACCGGCACCCCCAAGGGCGCCCAGCTCACGCACAACAACCTGCTGTTCAACGCGGTGGCCTCCGACGCCCTGTTCAGCAGGGCGGACAGCGGGCACGACGTCTGCCTGGCCGTCCTGCCGCTGTTCCACATCTTCGGCCAGACCACGATGATGAACGTCGGCCTGTACCGGCACGCCACCATCGTGCTCATGCCGCGCTTCGACGGCGACGAGGCCCTGGCGCTGATGGAGAAGGAGGGCGTGACGATGTTCGCCGGCGTGCCGACCATGTACTGGGGCCTGCTCGGCGCCAAGGGCGAGCACGACCTCGCCGCGATCGCCGGGAACCTGCACACGGCCGTCTCCGGCGGCTCCGCCCTCCCCGCCGAGCTGGCCCGCAACATCAAGGACCGGTTCGACGTCGGCATCCTGGAGGGCTACGGCCTGTCCGAGACCTCGCCCGTCGTGTCCTTCAACAACCCCAAGGTCAAGGCGAAGACCGCGTCCGTGGGACGGCCGATCTGGGGCGTGGAGATGAAGCTCATCGACGGCGACTTCAACGACGTCGAGGGCGAGGGGCCCGGCGAGATCGCGGTCCGCGGCCACTGCGTGATGAAGGGGTACCACAACCGCCCGGACGCCAACGCGCAGGTCATGCGGGACGGCTGGTTCCGCACCGGCGACATCGCCCGCCGCGACGAGGAGGGCTTCTACTTCATCGTCGACCGGTCCAAGGACATGATCATCCGCGGCGGGTACAACGTCTACCCGCGCGAGCTCGAAGAGGTGCTGATGACACACCCCGAGGTCAGCCTGTGCGCGGTCGTCGGTGTCACGCACGAGACGCACGGCGAGGAGATCAAGGCGTACGTGATCCGGGAGGAGGGGGCCGCGCTCACCGAGGAGGCTCTCATCGACTGGGCGAAGGGACGGCTCGCCGCCTATAAATACCCCCGCCTGGTGGAGTTCCGCGACGAACTGCCGATGACCGCCACGGGCAAGATCCTCAAACGCGACCTGCGCTGA
- a CDS encoding glycoside hydrolase family 3 N-terminal domain-containing protein: MTADARTSDDRGDVHREPPSTPRTSPRSTPEREGARLSGMVHTVLMPGFTGTSVPPWLARAIDGGLASVLYFAPNLADDPARLSAELRALRPDLLRASDEEGGAVTRLHAATGSPYPGHGELGDVGDPGHTRAVAAAMGRELREAGIDAALAPVMDVDIDPANPVIGVRAFGADPATVARHGAEFIAGLHAAGVAAAAKHFPGHGDTRTDSHVDLPVIDIDEATLRRRELPPFAAAVAAGAEMVMVGHIGVPALDAAAPASVSPRAYALLRADLGFSGVAVTDALDMRGLGAYTGVAEVREHLARGAVAALAAGADLLCLGNPATAGVRDEDMFTAARDGLLAAVRGGAVPRGRLEEAADRVERLLRRAGDLVRAAEREERTR, from the coding sequence ATGACCGCCGACGCCCGGACCTCCGACGACCGCGGCGACGTGCACCGAGAACCGCCGAGCACCCCGCGTACGTCGCCGAGATCGACCCCGGAGCGCGAGGGGGCGCGCCTGTCGGGGATGGTGCACACCGTCCTGATGCCCGGCTTCACCGGTACGTCCGTGCCACCGTGGCTGGCCCGGGCGATCGATGGCGGGCTGGCCTCGGTCCTGTACTTCGCGCCCAACCTCGCCGACGACCCCGCGCGGCTCTCGGCCGAGCTGCGCGCACTCCGGCCGGACCTGCTGCGCGCCTCCGACGAGGAGGGCGGCGCCGTAACGCGGCTGCACGCCGCCACCGGCTCGCCCTACCCCGGCCACGGCGAGCTCGGCGACGTCGGCGACCCCGGGCACACCCGCGCGGTCGCCGCCGCCATGGGGCGCGAGCTGCGCGAGGCCGGCATCGACGCCGCGCTCGCCCCCGTCATGGACGTCGACATCGACCCCGCCAACCCGGTGATCGGGGTGCGCGCGTTCGGCGCCGATCCCGCCACCGTCGCCCGGCACGGGGCGGAGTTCATCGCCGGGCTGCACGCCGCCGGGGTGGCCGCCGCGGCCAAGCATTTCCCCGGGCACGGCGACACCCGCACCGACTCCCACGTCGACCTGCCCGTCATCGACATCGACGAGGCGACCCTGCGGCGGCGTGAGCTGCCGCCCTTCGCCGCGGCGGTCGCAGCGGGCGCCGAGATGGTCATGGTCGGCCACATCGGTGTCCCCGCGCTGGACGCCGCGGCACCGGCCAGCGTGTCGCCGCGCGCCTACGCGCTGCTCCGCGCGGACCTGGGGTTCAGCGGAGTGGCCGTTACCGACGCCCTGGACATGCGCGGCCTGGGGGCCTACACCGGTGTGGCGGAGGTGCGCGAGCACCTGGCCCGTGGCGCCGTCGCCGCGCTCGCCGCCGGTGCCGACCTGCTGTGCCTGGGCAACCCCGCCACGGCCGGGGTGCGCGACGAGGACATGTTCACGGCGGCGCGCGACGGACTGCTCGCGGCGGTGCGCGGCGGTGCGGTGCCCCGCGGCCGGCTTGAGGAGGCGGCCGACCGGGTGGAGCGGCTGCTGCGGCGGGCCGGGGATCTGGTCCGCGCGGCCGAACGGGAAGAGCGCACGAGGTGA
- a CDS encoding carbohydrate ABC transporter permease: MSRPAAPAAPDAPGKRSTRTPPRPRRYRRAAGTAWRALGVAVVLAFTLFPAYFMVVSGLSERAVSGTDALLPRSVSLDNFTYVLTEAGFLTYLRNSLLVALITVVGSALLALFAATAVARFRFRLRTSVLIMVLIVQMVPLEALVIPLFLQASDLRMLNSLIGLSIVYIAMSLPFAIWMLRGFVAAIPVEVEEAAYIDGASWPRMFWSVLFPLVAPGLVATGIFSFIVAWNEFILALTFLQDGDKFTVAVGLRQFFQQHTTDWGALMAASTIITLPVMVFFLIVQRGLVSGLVQGAVKG, encoded by the coding sequence ATGAGCCGCCCGGCCGCGCCGGCCGCGCCGGACGCCCCGGGGAAGCGGAGCACGCGCACGCCCCCGCGCCCCCGCCGGTACCGCCGCGCCGCCGGAACCGCCTGGCGGGCGCTCGGCGTCGCCGTCGTCCTGGCCTTCACCCTCTTCCCCGCCTACTTCATGGTGGTCAGCGGGCTCTCCGAGCGCGCCGTCTCCGGGACCGACGCGCTGCTGCCGCGGTCGGTCAGCCTGGACAACTTCACCTACGTGCTGACCGAGGCGGGTTTCCTCACCTACCTGCGCAACTCGCTGCTCGTCGCGCTGATCACGGTCGTGGGCAGCGCCCTGCTCGCGCTGTTCGCCGCGACCGCCGTGGCGCGCTTCCGGTTCCGGCTGCGCACCAGCGTTCTCATCATGGTCCTCATCGTGCAGATGGTCCCGCTGGAAGCGCTGGTCATCCCGCTCTTCCTGCAGGCCAGCGACCTACGGATGCTCAACTCGCTGATCGGCCTGAGCATCGTCTACATCGCGATGTCGCTGCCGTTCGCCATCTGGATGCTGCGCGGGTTCGTCGCGGCCATCCCCGTCGAGGTCGAGGAGGCCGCCTACATCGACGGCGCGTCCTGGCCGCGGATGTTCTGGTCGGTGCTGTTCCCGCTGGTCGCCCCGGGACTCGTGGCCACCGGCATCTTCTCCTTCATCGTCGCCTGGAACGAGTTCATCCTCGCGCTCACGTTCCTGCAGGACGGGGACAAGTTCACCGTCGCCGTCGGCCTGCGGCAGTTCTTCCAACAGCACACCACCGACTGGGGGGCACTGATGGCCGCTTCCACGATCATCACCCTCCCGGTGATGGTCTTCTTCCTGATCGTGCAGCGCGGCCTGGTCTCCGGCCTCGTCCAGGGGGCGGTGAAGGGATGA
- a CDS encoding carbohydrate ABC transporter permease: MSAAVDTRPPAARDGRPPPRPRTRVPARTLRRWLPWGLLAPGLLVIGALLLFPLGRVVWLSFQDYTLRNIYTGETNYNWGANYVELLTEPYLWRVVLPNTVVFAVFAVGGTVVVGTLVALLLRSLGRVSRTIVISCVMVAWAMPAVSGTYVWIWIFDVDRGVVRHALTSLGLLGPDGFNWFADRVSFYAIVVLNVIHHGFPFVAVTVLAGLLTIPRELYEAAVLDGAGAWQRFWYVTVPTIRPVFAVVTILSTIWDFKVFAQVYLMPGGSGGNQEVFNLGVWSYIRSFSHQSYGMGSAIAVMLTLLLLAITIVYVRALFREDELR, translated from the coding sequence GTGAGCGCCGCCGTCGACACGCGGCCACCCGCCGCGCGGGACGGCCGCCCGCCGCCCCGACCCCGGACCCGGGTCCCGGCGCGGACACTGCGGCGGTGGCTGCCCTGGGGCCTGCTGGCCCCCGGGCTGCTGGTCATCGGCGCGCTCCTGCTGTTCCCCCTCGGGCGCGTGGTGTGGCTGTCCTTCCAGGACTACACGCTGCGCAACATCTACACCGGCGAGACGAACTACAACTGGGGCGCCAACTACGTCGAGCTGCTCACCGAGCCCTACCTGTGGCGGGTGGTGCTGCCCAACACGGTGGTGTTCGCGGTGTTCGCGGTCGGCGGCACGGTGGTGGTGGGCACGCTCGTCGCACTGCTCCTGCGCAGCCTGGGCCGGGTCTCCCGGACCATCGTCATCAGCTGCGTCATGGTGGCCTGGGCGATGCCCGCCGTCTCCGGCACCTACGTGTGGATCTGGATCTTCGACGTCGACCGTGGCGTCGTGCGGCACGCCCTGACCTCGCTCGGGCTGCTCGGACCCGACGGGTTCAACTGGTTCGCCGACCGGGTGTCCTTCTACGCGATCGTCGTCCTCAACGTCATCCACCACGGTTTCCCGTTCGTGGCCGTCACCGTGCTCGCCGGGCTGCTGACCATCCCCCGCGAGCTCTACGAGGCCGCGGTGCTCGACGGCGCCGGCGCCTGGCAGCGGTTCTGGTACGTGACCGTGCCGACGATCCGCCCCGTGTTCGCGGTGGTCACCATCCTCTCCACGATCTGGGACTTCAAAGTGTTCGCGCAGGTCTACCTGATGCCCGGCGGTTCCGGGGGCAACCAGGAGGTGTTCAACCTCGGCGTGTGGTCCTACATCCGGTCCTTCAGCCACCAGAGCTACGGCATGGGCTCGGCCATCGCGGTGATGCTCACGCTGTTGCTGCTCGCGATCACCATCGTCTACGTGCGCGCCCTGTTCCGAGAGGACGAGCTCCGATGA
- a CDS encoding sugar ABC transporter substrate-binding protein encodes MARTHALTVAALGTSLALLATACGGGGDGAADGDTLEVWIMDGTNPDAGDYFADVAAAFKERTGADVRVEFVQWADAHDKFVTAIAGRRLPDIAEVGSTWTPEFADAGALVDLTDRVGDTGAYSEGLVEAGTVDGRLYGVPWYAGVRSIVYRTDIFDELGLEEPTTWDELRETALTIAEERDDVTAFPVAGDAYYHSLPFIWGAGGEIAVQEADGTWTSPLDGEEAREGLAFFTDLALEDRVSSTGASTWRETDVLDNFTDGNVAMAISGSWTPAAIVEGNPDMEGKIGVFPIPGRDGGHSPSFLGGSHLAIMSGTQNDDLAWSYIDLVTDDEHAALWADQSTYFPGKTDQLTPYTESQDPLVAPFAVQMRDASKALPSSPDFGKVEGDAVIPRMLQSILNGRSSLEDATAKAAEEIETTLNEGA; translated from the coding sequence ATGGCACGAACGCATGCCCTGACCGTCGCAGCGCTCGGCACGTCCCTGGCCCTGCTCGCCACCGCGTGCGGAGGCGGAGGCGACGGCGCCGCGGACGGCGACACCCTCGAAGTCTGGATCATGGACGGCACCAACCCCGACGCCGGCGATTACTTCGCCGACGTCGCGGCGGCGTTCAAGGAGCGGACCGGGGCCGACGTCAGGGTCGAGTTCGTGCAGTGGGCCGACGCCCACGACAAGTTCGTCACCGCCATCGCCGGGCGCCGCCTGCCCGACATCGCCGAGGTCGGCAGCACCTGGACCCCCGAGTTCGCCGACGCCGGGGCGCTGGTCGACCTCACCGACCGGGTCGGCGACACCGGCGCCTACTCCGAGGGCCTGGTGGAAGCCGGGACCGTCGACGGACGGCTCTACGGCGTGCCCTGGTACGCCGGGGTGCGGTCGATCGTCTACCGCACCGACATCTTCGACGAGCTCGGCCTGGAGGAACCCACCACCTGGGACGAGCTGCGCGAGACCGCGCTGACCATCGCCGAGGAGCGAGACGACGTCACCGCCTTCCCCGTCGCCGGCGACGCCTACTACCACTCCCTCCCCTTCATCTGGGGAGCCGGCGGGGAGATCGCCGTGCAGGAGGCCGACGGCACCTGGACCTCCCCGCTCGACGGCGAGGAAGCCCGTGAGGGACTCGCGTTCTTCACCGACCTCGCCCTCGAAGACCGCGTCTCCAGCACCGGGGCCAGCACCTGGCGGGAGACCGACGTGCTCGACAACTTCACCGACGGCAACGTCGCCATGGCCATCTCCGGAAGCTGGACCCCCGCCGCCATCGTCGAGGGCAATCCCGACATGGAGGGCAAGATCGGCGTCTTCCCGATCCCCGGCCGCGACGGCGGCCACAGCCCCTCCTTCCTCGGCGGCTCCCACCTGGCGATCATGTCCGGCACCCAGAACGACGACCTCGCCTGGTCCTACATCGACCTGGTGACCGACGACGAGCACGCCGCGCTCTGGGCCGACCAGTCCACCTACTTCCCCGGCAAGACCGACCAGCTCACCCCCTACACCGAATCGCAGGACCCGCTGGTGGCGCCCTTCGCCGTCCAGATGAGGGACGCCTCCAAGGCCCTGCCCTCCTCGCCCGACTTCGGCAAGGTCGAAGGCGACGCCGTGATACCCCGGATGCTGCAGTCGATACTGAACGGCAGGTCCTCCCTGGAGGACGCCACGGCCAAGGCCGCCGAGGAGATCGAGACGACCCTCAACGAAGGCGCCTGA